One window of the Sebastes umbrosus isolate fSebUmb1 chromosome 1, fSebUmb1.pri, whole genome shotgun sequence genome contains the following:
- the LOC119493051 gene encoding MICOS complex subunit Mic10-like encodes MADEHGRKWDRCLADTAVKTVTGLAVGVVFSVLLFKRRTWPVSLGSGLGLGMGYANCQHDFRSPYLVHGRMVKDQ; translated from the exons ATGGCAGACGAACACGGACGGAAATGGGACCGTTGTCTTGCTGATACAGCCGTGAAAACAG TAACTGGCCTCGCTGTGGGCGTTGTGTTCTCCGTCCTTCTCTTCAAAC GTCGCACATGGCCCGTCTCACTTGGTTCAGGTTTGGGACTGGGCATGGGATACGCCAACTGCCAGCATGACTTCAGGTCACCGTACCTGGTTCATGGCCGCATGGTTAAG GACCAGTAG
- the capzb gene encoding F-actin-capping protein subunit beta isoform X2, translated as MNDQQLDCALDLMRRLPPQQIEKNLSDLIDLVPSLCEDLLSSVDQPLKIARDKVVGKDYLLCDYNRDGDSYRSPWSNKYEPPIEDGAMPSARLRKLEVEANNAFDQYRDLYFEGGVSSVYLWDLDHGFAGVILIKKAGDGSKKIKGCWDSIHVVEVQEKSSGRTAHYKLTSTVMLWLQTTKTGSGTMNLGGSLTRQMEKDETVGESSPHIANIGRLVEDMENKIRSTLNEIYFGKTKDIVNGLRSVQTLADKSKQDLLKVDLMEALKRKQLS; from the exons ATG aATGACCAGCAGCTGGACTGTGCCCTGGACCTGATGAGGCGTCTGCCTCCTCAGCAGATCGAGAAGAACCTCAGTGACCTCATTGACCTG GTGCCCAGTCTGTGTGAGGACCTCCTCTCTTCTGTGGACCAGCCCCTGAAGATTGCCCGGGACAAGGTGGTGGGGAAAGACTATCTGCTCTGTGATTACAACAGAGACGGCGACTCCTACAG ATCCCCGTGGAGTAATAAGTATGAACCTCCCATTGAAGACGGTGCAATGCCTTCAGCTCGCCTGAGGAAACTCGAGGTCGAAGCCAATAACGCCTTCGACCAGTACAGAGACCT gTACTTTGAGGGTGGCGTGTCCTCTGTGTACCTCTGGGACTTGGATCATGGCTTCGCTGGAGTTATTCTCATCAAGAAGGCCGGGGATGGATCCAAGAAGATCAAAGGGTGCTGGGACTCCATCCATGTGGTGGAGGTGCAG GAGAAGTCCAGCGGTCGTACTGCTCACTACAAACTCACCTCCACCGTCATGCTGTGGCTCCAGACAACCAAGACCGGCTCCGGTACCATGAACCTAGGCGGCAGCCTTACAAGACAG ATGGAAAAAGATGAGACAGTTGGAGAGTCCTCACCCCACATCGCCAACATCGGCCGCCTTGTTGAA GATATGGAGAACAAGATTCGCTCCACACTGAATGAAATCTACTTTGGGAAGACCAAGGACATCGTCAACGGCCTAAG GAGTGTTCAGACTCTGGCTGACAAGTCAAAGCAAGACCTTCTGAAGGTCGACCTGATGGAGGCACTCAAACGCAAACAGCTAAGCTAG
- the capzb gene encoding F-actin-capping protein subunit beta isoform X1, translating to MNDQQLDCALDLMRRLPPQQIEKNLSDLIDLVPSLCEDLLSSVDQPLKIARDKVVGKDYLLCDYNRDGDSYRSPWSNKYEPPIEDGAMPSARLRKLEVEANNAFDQYRDLYFEGGVSSVYLWDLDHGFAGVILIKKAGDGSKKIKGCWDSIHVVEVQEKSSGRTAHYKLTSTVMLWLQTTKTGSGTMNLGGSLTRQMEKDETVGESSPHIANIGRLVEDMENKIRSTLNEIYFGKTKDIVNGLRSIESLPDNQKYRQLQKELSQVLTQRQIFID from the exons ATG aATGACCAGCAGCTGGACTGTGCCCTGGACCTGATGAGGCGTCTGCCTCCTCAGCAGATCGAGAAGAACCTCAGTGACCTCATTGACCTG GTGCCCAGTCTGTGTGAGGACCTCCTCTCTTCTGTGGACCAGCCCCTGAAGATTGCCCGGGACAAGGTGGTGGGGAAAGACTATCTGCTCTGTGATTACAACAGAGACGGCGACTCCTACAG ATCCCCGTGGAGTAATAAGTATGAACCTCCCATTGAAGACGGTGCAATGCCTTCAGCTCGCCTGAGGAAACTCGAGGTCGAAGCCAATAACGCCTTCGACCAGTACAGAGACCT gTACTTTGAGGGTGGCGTGTCCTCTGTGTACCTCTGGGACTTGGATCATGGCTTCGCTGGAGTTATTCTCATCAAGAAGGCCGGGGATGGATCCAAGAAGATCAAAGGGTGCTGGGACTCCATCCATGTGGTGGAGGTGCAG GAGAAGTCCAGCGGTCGTACTGCTCACTACAAACTCACCTCCACCGTCATGCTGTGGCTCCAGACAACCAAGACCGGCTCCGGTACCATGAACCTAGGCGGCAGCCTTACAAGACAG ATGGAAAAAGATGAGACAGTTGGAGAGTCCTCACCCCACATCGCCAACATCGGCCGCCTTGTTGAA GATATGGAGAACAAGATTCGCTCCACACTGAATGAAATCTACTTTGGGAAGACCAAGGACATCGTCAACGGCCTAAG ATCTATTGAGTCTTTGCCTGATAACCAAAAGTACCGGCAGCTCCAGAAGGAGCTGTCGCAGGTCCTCACCCAGCGTCAGATCTTCATTGACTAG
- the LOC119485762 gene encoding LOW QUALITY PROTEIN: trichohyalin-like (The sequence of the model RefSeq protein was modified relative to this genomic sequence to represent the inferred CDS: substituted 2 bases at 2 genomic stop codons), translating to RKKEIEREKERERKRDKERKKEREREKERERKKERERERERERKREKEREERERERKREKERERERERKKEREIERDREREIQRERQREREREREREKERERKRERERKKEREREREKEKERERERERKKERERERERERKKEREREREREKERERERERKKEREREREREREKERERERERERERKREKERERERKRERERXREKEREKXREREREREREREKERERKKERERKKERERERERERKKEREREREREREKERERERERERERERKREKEREREKEREREREREKEREREKERERKRERKREKERKRERERERERERKREREREREKERERERERERERQRKREREREKERERERERERERERERERKRETERERERERERERERERERERERERERERERKRERERKREKEREKERERKKERERERERKREKERERERERERERKRERERERETEKERERERERERERERERNSSVRGLRTLTLEINGNFLKSFIHEQKTKKATLSLDTDLFFSLLDNIIFNYLFFLP from the coding sequence agaaagaaagagatagagagagagaaagaaagagagagaaagagagataaagaaagaaagaaagagagagagagagagaaagagagagagagaaagaaagagagagagagagagagagagcgagaaagaaagagagagaaagagagagaggagagagagagagaaagaaagagagagaaagaaagagagagagagagagagagaaagaaagagagagaaatagagagagatagagagagagagatacaaagagagagacagagagagagagagagagagagagagagagagaaagaaagagagagaaagagagagagagagagaaagaaagagagagagagagagagagagaaagagaaagaaagagagagagagagagagagaaagaaagagagagaaagagagagagaaagagagagaaagaaagaaagagagagagagagagagagagagaaagagagagaaagagagagagagagaaagaaagagagagaaagagagagagagagagagagagagaaagagagagagagagagagagagagagagagagaaagaaagagagagaaagagagagagagagaaagaaagagagagagagaaagatagagagagaaagagagagagaaatagagagaaagagagagagagagagagagagaaagagagaaagaaagagagagaaagaaagagagagagagaaagaaagagagagaaagagagagagaaagagagagaaagaaagaaagagagagagagagagagagagagagagagaaagagagagaaagagagagagagagagagagagagagagagagaaagagagagaaagagagagagagagagaaagagagagagagagagagagagagagagaaagaaagagagagagagaaagaaagagagagaaagagagagagaaagagagagaaagaaagaaagagagagagagagagagagagagaaagagagagaaagagagagagagagagagagagagagaaagagagagaaagagagagagagagagagagagaaagacagagaaagagagagagagagagagagaaagagagagaaagagagagagagagagagagagagagagagagagaaagagagagaaagagagagacagagagagagagagagagagagagagagagagagagagagagagagagagagagagagagagagagagagagagagagagagagagaaagaaagagagagagagaaagaaagagagagaaagagagagagaaagagagagaaagaaagaaagagagagagagagagagagagagaaagagagagaaagagagagagagagagagagagagagaaagagagagaaagagagagagagagagagagagagagacagagaaagagagagagagagagagagagagagagagagagagagagagagagagaaacagctcTGTTAGGGGTCTGAGGACTCTGACACTGGAGATAAATGGTAACTTCTTAAAAAGCTTcattcatgaacagaaaacaaaaaaagcaacactTTCATTAGATACAGACCTTTTTTTTAGCCTACTTGAcaacattatatttaattacttatttttcttacCATGA